GGGTCTGCTGCACGCGCTCCAGGCGGCGCGCATCCACATCCAGCGCGGTGAGCTGCACGGCGGGGTGACGTTCCAGCAGATGCGCCGCCTTGCCGCCGGGCGCGGCGCAGGCATCGAGCACGCGGGCCGAGGGGTCCAGCACCAGTGCATCGGCCACCTGCTGCGCAGCGCCGTCCTGCACCGACACCATGCCGTTGGCGAAGCCAGGCAGCTGGCTCACCGGCACGGCGCCCGCCAGCCGCAGCGCATCCGGCAACACCGGGTCGGTGTGCGCAGCGATACCGGCCTCGGCCAGCCGCGCCGCATAGGCCGCCGGATCGGTCTGCCCGCGATGCACGCGCAACCACATCGGCGCCATCTGCGCGCTCGCCACGAAGATGGCCTCGGCACGCTCGCCCCAGTCCGCGCGCAGCTGCTTGCGCAACCACGACGGCCAGCCGGCATCGTCGGCCACCGCAGGGAACCCTTCGCGCTGCGCACGTCGCAGGAGTGCGTTGACCATGCCGGCCTGGCGCGGCCGGCCCAGCGCACGGCAGGCGTCCACGGTGGCCGACAACGCCGCGTGCGCGGGCAGTTGCACTACATCGAGCTGGGCGAAGCCGGCCATCAGCAAGGCCTTGAGTTCGGCGTCGCGCGGCGGCAGCGGGCGCTCCAGCCATTGCCGCAGCGCCACGTCGTAGGCAGGCCGGCGCCGCAGCACGGCGAAACAGATCGCCTCCACCAACGCGCGGTCGCGCGGATCGGCCAGGCCGGGCAGCGCCGTGGCCAGCTCGGCCTTCAGCGAACGCCCCTGATCGAACACGGCCGTCAGCACCCGCGCCGCCACCAGGCGCGAGGCGACGCCGGCCGCCACGGTGTCGGTCGCCATCAGCGCAGCGCCGGCAGGTCGCGGCGCGCGTTGAGGTAGTCGGCAGCGGTGATCGCCTTGCCGCCCTCACGCTGCAACACGCGCACCCGCAATGCGCCCTGGCCGCAGGCGATGTCGATGCCCTGCTTGCTGGCGGCCAGCAGCGTGCCCGGCGGCTGTTGATGCGCCAGCTCCAGCGCCACGGCACCATGCAGGCGCACGCGCTCGCCGGCCAGGATCGCTTCGGCCACCGGCCACGGATTGAACGCCCGCACGCGCCGCGCCAGCTCCTGCGCCGGCTGCGCCCAGTCCAGCCGTGCCTGCGCCTTGTCCAGCTTGTGCGCGTAGGTCACCCCTTCGGCCGGCTGCGGTTGCGCCACCGGGCGAATGCCGGCGCGCAGCAGGCCCAGGCCGTCGGACAGCACCTGCGCGCCCAGCGCGGCCAGGCGGTCGTGCAGCTGGCCGCCGGTTTCCTGCTCGCCGATCTCGATACGCTGCGACAGCAGCACCGGGCCGGTATCCAGGCCCGCTTCCATCTGCATCAGGCACACGCCGGTTTCGCGGTCGCCGGCCTCGATCGCGCGCTGGATCGGCGCGGCGCCACGCCAGCGCGGCAGCAGCGAGGCATGCACATTCCAGCAGCCGTGGGTGGGCGCGGCCAGCACCGCCTTGGGCAGGATCAGCCCGTAGGCCACCACCACCATCAGGTCGGCATCGAGACCGCGCAGCGTGGCCAGCGCCTCGGGCGAACGCAGGGTCTGCGGCTGGTAGACCGGAATGCCGCGTGCGATCGCTTCCAGCTTGACCGGCGACGGCGTCAGCCCGCGCCCGCGCCCGGCCGGGCGATCGGGCTGGGTGTAGACCGCCACCACTTCATGCCGCTGCGCGGCGGCGCGCAACGAGGCGACGGCGAACTCCGGCGTACCGGCGAAGACGATTCTCATAAGGGCATTCGGGAGTCGGGAGTGGGGATTG
The window above is part of the Xanthomonas campestris pv. badrii genome. Proteins encoded here:
- the rsmB gene encoding 16S rRNA (cytosine(967)-C(5))-methyltransferase RsmB — translated: MATDTVAAGVASRLVAARVLTAVFDQGRSLKAELATALPGLADPRDRALVEAICFAVLRRRPAYDVALRQWLERPLPPRDAELKALLMAGFAQLDVVQLPAHAALSATVDACRALGRPRQAGMVNALLRRAQREGFPAVADDAGWPSWLRKQLRADWGERAEAIFVASAQMAPMWLRVHRGQTDPAAYAARLAEAGIAAHTDPVLPDALRLAGAVPVSQLPGFANGMVSVQDGAAQQVADALVLDPSARVLDACAAPGGKAAHLLERHPAVQLTALDVDARRLERVQQTLQRTVPTAQVSLHAADAADPAAWWDGAPFDAVLLDAPCSATGVVRRQPDVLLHRRADDIDALCALQARLLDATWRTLRPGGQLLYTTCSLLARENQAQIAAFLQRTPDARAQPLGAQFGHVAGSGRQRFPGEQHCDGFFYARLLKAS
- the fmt gene encoding methionyl-tRNA formyltransferase, whose amino-acid sequence is MRIVFAGTPEFAVASLRAAAQRHEVVAVYTQPDRPAGRGRGLTPSPVKLEAIARGIPVYQPQTLRSPEALATLRGLDADLMVVVAYGLILPKAVLAAPTHGCWNVHASLLPRWRGAAPIQRAIEAGDRETGVCLMQMEAGLDTGPVLLSQRIEIGEQETGGQLHDRLAALGAQVLSDGLGLLRAGIRPVAQPQPAEGVTYAHKLDKAQARLDWAQPAQELARRVRAFNPWPVAEAILAGERVRLHGAVALELAHQQPPGTLLAASKQGIDIACGQGALRVRVLQREGGKAITAADYLNARRDLPALR